The following are encoded together in the Planctobacterium marinum genome:
- the fabG gene encoding 3-oxoacyl-ACP reductase FabG, translating to MSNLNGKVALVTGASRGIGKAIALALVEQGATVVGTATSENGAAAIGEYLEESGAGKVLDVSNPESIETLLAEIKTQFGDIDILVNNAGITRDNLLMRMKEDEWQSILDTNLTSIFRMSKAVLRPMMKKRAGRIINIGSVVGSSGNPGQTNYSAAKAGLIGFSKSMAREIASRGITVNVVSPGFIDTDMTKVLTDDQKSGIMKDVPMERLGKPEEIAATVAFLASDGAAYITGETIHVNGGMFMV from the coding sequence ATGTCTAATTTAAACGGAAAAGTTGCCTTGGTAACAGGTGCCAGTCGTGGTATCGGCAAAGCGATAGCACTGGCATTGGTAGAGCAGGGGGCCACTGTCGTTGGCACCGCCACCTCAGAAAACGGCGCGGCTGCCATAGGTGAATACCTTGAAGAGAGTGGTGCCGGGAAGGTTCTGGATGTTTCCAACCCAGAATCTATTGAGACTTTACTGGCAGAGATCAAAACCCAGTTTGGTGATATTGATATTCTGGTAAATAATGCTGGAATAACACGTGACAACTTATTGATGCGAATGAAAGAAGATGAATGGCAATCTATCTTAGATACCAATCTCACCTCCATATTCCGCATGTCTAAAGCCGTATTACGTCCAATGATGAAAAAGCGCGCTGGTCGTATTATCAATATCGGCTCTGTTGTTGGCAGCAGTGGCAACCCGGGCCAAACCAATTATTCTGCAGCTAAAGCCGGTTTAATTGGTTTTTCTAAATCCATGGCCCGAGAGATTGCTTCCCGAGGCATCACCGTAAATGTGGTTTCTCCCGGTTTTATTGATACCGACATGACTAAAGTTTTAACCGATGACCAAAAGTCAGGCATCATGAAAGACGTTCCAATGGAGCGTCTAGGAAAACCCGAAGAAATAGCAGCGACAGTGGCGTTTTTGGCCTCTGACGGCGCAGCTTATATCACCGGCGAAACGATTCACGTTAATGGTGGGATGTTTATGGTTTAA